In Acropora muricata isolate sample 2 chromosome 13, ASM3666990v1, whole genome shotgun sequence, the DNA window ATAGCCTGTGGGCTTCATGTAGAGTAATTTCTATTCACTAtaacttgtttttgtttagcttttttgtgtccttttttttccttttttttgtctttaatgTCAGCGAATCTCGCAATAGTGGCCATTGTCAGATagccattttttaaaattaaattacatGTTTTTCATCACCTCGTCTTCAATAAATTCGCGCAGTTTGTTGCGAATATGAAGAAACTCTGGGCGTAATATAGGTTCTTCTTGCCAGCAAGTACTCATCAAATGATATCTGGGAAAAACAACAAGCGGTTTCAGTTAATCAGTGTTTGGCAACTTTTTGCTTGTATCTGCCATTAGGTGTTGAAATGTTGTAACTTGTTGACGAATTTAGCATTAACATTTATTCAACACCATATTATCgtccattgtgacatcaaatgTTATCAGCAAGGCAAAATAATGAGATGCAGCGCTGAAAGTCAATTCGAAGGCTAAGGTGAATAGATGAAGTTAATCTATTTTCTAAGGCTGTGAAGCCTCACTGGTCCGTTTTACACCGTAACGTTAGGAGTTTTAATCAACATTTAGGTGAATTCAAACATACTTTTGATTCCTTAatcttttcctttgactttCTAGGATGCCCGGAAACTTTTACTAAATGTCTATTTGAAACCTAGATCGACAATGTAATATCAACTTATTAGGAAACCGTAAATAATAAGAAGTATAATCAACCCTTCTCTATTGCTAATCATTTGAACAATTATTTCTGTAATGTAGCTTCTGATCTTGCAACTTCACTATCTAAATCTAACCGCCATTTTAAATCATATTTAACTCAGTATAAAGAAGAACTTAGCTTTACTTAAGTCAGTGAAGTTGAGGGGTTTTTGTTACTAGAAAACCTCGACAAGAAAAAGTCTTTTGGTATAGAAATAGTCTTTTGGTATAGAGTTATCTGTAAGAGCGTAAGAAAGTACCAAGCCTCTAACGCATCTAATCAGCCTATCATTAATTCAAAGAAAGTTTCCTGGTAGCCTTAAGATTGCTAAGGTTGTTCCTGTCTTTAAACAGGGTTTTCACATGCTTTGTACTGATTATCGTCTAATCTCAGTGCTCCCTGCATTGAGCAATTTTTTGAAAAGTGCGTACTTAATCAATTGatgttttatatttcttttcatgatttttttgcACCTAACCGGTATGGTTTTTGAACAGGAAAAAATACTACTGACCGTTTAGTTGACTTAATTGAACAAATTACTAAAAGCGTTGATAATGGTGAATTTGCTATAACGCTCTTTTTAGATCTTAGTAAGGCCTTTGATACTGTAAATCGTTCCATTCTTTGATCTAAATTATCCTATTATGGAATCGTAGGCCTGGAAAATCTCTGGTTCAAGTCTTGTCTTCAGCAAAGAATGCAAACAATTTATGTGAATGGTGttttttttcagatattcaAGTTATTAAAGTAGGCCACAGGGCTCTGTTCATGGTCCAATTCTTTTTttgatttatattaattttagcAGCGCCTCCTCATACCTTTCCACACGCgtctttgctgatgatacttcacTGACTGTATGAGGCAAAGACCTTGACAGTGTGATTCATCATATTAACATTGAACTTCCTAAGATATATGACTGGCCCTTTGCAAATAAGTTAACattaaatttgaccaaaacaaGTTACATTATCTTCCAGCCTAGGCAGAAATTAAATTCTAGTCTTCATCTCCCTATAGCCTTGGCAGGTTAGCCCCTTGATCATTCCTTTAGTGTCAAATACTTTGGATTAATTTTGGATTGTCATCTATCCTGGCATGATCACATTGAGTATATTTGCTCCAAGATATAAGTAAAAACATAAACATTATGACTAAAGTAAAGAAACTGGTGTCTAAAGTAACTATTATTAATATGTACTACacaagtgtgtgtgtgtgtgtgtactgtgtgtcttattcttttgtatCCTCTTAATTGATTAGGTAATCTTTATATATTTCCAACTCTTACTGCAAggtattattactatttttgcccttttctcattaagtcttaattatacttctttgtaaatctttttatatttttagatATTTAACTGTCTGTATCTGTATCTGTATCTGTAGGAGGCTAAGGAAGGTACAAATATTGAAAACACAACGAAAAATCACCAACATTTTTGTACTTATTTCTTTTTGGAACACATTGTGTTCCGAGGGAAAATTGAAATAAGAACGCAAACCATTAAGGTAATCAGGTTTACAGTGGTAATGTTTTTGTCTTAATTAAGCTTAACTTGGTCATTCGATTCTGACTTCCGGTGGAGAAATGTCTCTATTTATCACAGAAAAACGCTATTGATTACATACAggcaaaattcttttgttttggagtTTTTATCTTGCATCCCTTTTTTCCCCAGATGGAGTCTAACGCGACTATCGTTTAGTCCAGCTCTTAAGCTTCTCTCATACGTAGCTACCTCCCGCGTGGATCTATAACTCGACGGACGCACGATAACCATGAACCAATGGTATAAAGATACTCACAGGCTGCTCTCGATGTGTGGGGGCCGCGGCATGCGATAACCGTTCTGCAATTCTGCTATAGTCCTGGCTTCTGACCAGCCCGGGTATGGGATGCCACCTGTTAATTTTCAACATTAAATTACCGTGATTTCTGATCTTGCCATGGAAATATGTGCCAATCACCATTTGTTCCAAATTGAGAGGCCCGATGGCAACAATGTAGTTTCGTTTCTTATTTGTTTCTATTACcaatttatatttatatgtattgtAAATGTAGACGAGTGCAAATTTAACGCTGATCTGTACAAATAAGCTTCAAATCTGAGTGCCTTACATTAACAGTACATAATTTCGACTTACAAAAGCGAAAAAAGTAGtaacaaaactaaaaacaacGCAAAGCAAGACAACACTCAACTAAAAGGATCACGCATTCTCAAACTTGAAGGCAATAATACGTTAAAAATATAGTAATTGACGACGAATGGTAAGACGACCCTTTTACCTTCCTCACTGTTAAGAGAAAGTTGAAGTTCATCAGGTCTGATGGTGTGATTAAAAATGTTGCTTTGCAAGAGACTTTTCATGTGATCTGCTCTTTTTTCCAGCTATTGCAAACAGGCAGTAACGCAAAAGAAAACTGGAGCAAGTAAGAATGAGTTGTGTCGCTAAAGTTCATGATTCTGTTCAATCTAAAGATTGCTATTTTAAGTACTGAgggaaaaatattgaaaatgattAATCACTGTACATTAAGTACCTACCCATGGTAAATATCTCGTAGAGCACTATGCCATACGACCACCTGCCACAGGGAAAATTAAGTTAAAAGCTGTTGTTACGGTTATCGGCAGCTGTGACACATCAAAGAGGCTAATgtgtcattttcctttgttaaaagaagaaaagacgCTTTGCCTGCGGGCTATCTGTCTTTGCACAAGAATTAAAATCACTTTTAAACTGaataaaaaatgacagcatGAAAATTGTGCTGGAATAAAATCTACAAATCAACTAAAGCAGTCTGAATCATGAATTTCCCGTTGAAATAGATCAACGAtcatagaaaaacaaaaaatagatAAAGCTACATCAAAGTAAAGCAAAACAATTTGCTCTGTTTTTACTAAAGTTTTCAGATCACAACTAGATGAGCGAGGCTGGATCACAACATATTACATACTGTATTCCTCTCTAGAAATTGAAAGGCTTTTTATAGTAGTTTCTCGTGGAAATGTCATTCTTTcactaaagaaaaataaacagcgTTGCAATTAGATCTAAAGATGCACATACACATCACTTTTGCTGGAAAGGGCTGCAGCATCCCCAAAGAGAATCTCAGgcgctgtccacttcactggcacGCAGCCCTGGGGAGACAGACGACAGCCGTgtattttaatgtaagaaaaagctGTGGAGTCGCCAcagtaaattgtttgaaaagCAACCAATTGATGGttactcacctttttggcatttccATGTCCGTATTTAAAATCATGGTAATATAAGCCAAAATCTGCGACTTTGCACACACAGTTTCTATCAAGGAGGACGTTGCGTGCAGCCAAGTCACGATGGATAATCTAAGAAAATGAAGAAGGTAATTCACGTTATGGTCAAGACCAAGGTCGGCTCTCATTCCTAACGAGAGACTTGATCTAGCCTTCACGTATAGAAAATGTCATTATGCGATATATTTGAAGACGGATGAATGATTACTGTCACATTAATTGACAAGTCTCAACTCAAACATTATACATGTCTCCCAACATTTTCCCTAGAAATGCAGATACTTAGCTGAAAACGTGTTGTGATATTCGTGACGAGGTGGCCTGTTATATTCACGCATCTAAATTACATTCCTAGCAAAAAGGTTAACTTTAACTAAAGGATTTCAGTTAGTTTGAAGCTACTGAAACAGTTAGTTTTCTTTGGCGACATTTTGTAACACAGTTGGTTCTTAAGTTGAAGGGAAGAGGATATTTCATGAAGAATATCGTAAAGAAATTGCCTATTAATCTACATTTCCGAAATGGAAccagaacgaatcgatcaaatttccaccaacCTCTACCCCTTAAGTAAGCATTAACACCACCACCTCACAAACGCATACCCAAGTGCCTATGATGAAGATCCCATTTCAAACATTGCTGCGCATAGGTGGAGCAGAAGGGCTGCGTTATACCTTCAAGTTGTTAAGTCTGACGTTtctattaatttcattttttacaCAATAGTTAGTCACTCGACTCACATACCCCTCTTGATGCTAAGAACACCATCCCTGTAGCAATCTGGTTTGAAAACGAGACCAGGTCATAAGTTTTCAGCTTTGCTACCTCTCCTTCTCCGTTATAATATTTGTCGACAATCCCACGGCTCTTCCTCAGAAAGCCAAGAAGATCTCCACAGGGTAGGTACTCCATGAGTAGAATCGGATGTACTGTGTAGGTGAGACGGTCATTGAAAGCGAATTGTAATAAGCTTTTTGTTCTCTTAAGCAgagtattaaaattaatttgaactGCAGTGTATTTGCCAgttcttatttctgtgttaAAACAAAGGAGGTCCATATACAAGAAAAAGTGGTTTTAAGCCTATATGTTTAGTCAACGCCACCCAAGCTGCTAATTTTTCCAAACAGGATTCTCACTGAGCTCTGCATCACCAAAagatgattttggaaaaaaaagaacctgtttccattttctaggctaaataggttcttGTTTATAGGGGGTATAAATGAGAAAATTTGAGGCTAACAGGTTCTTCATTTTCGGGTTCTTACTTGCGGGCTTCCGCTGTATGCTAGTATATATTTTTTCCgcaataaacaaataaaaagatcTGGAAAGTAAATAAAGGGCGTTAAAGCATGCGTAGAATAGCTTTCTTACTCTGTGTGGTTACACAGCCAACAAACTTTACAACATTTTCCGGAGAACTGTCTCCAAGCTCTTTTCCTAACCCAATTTCTTTCATAATAGACGTTCGTCCTTCCTCTCCAGAAGTGGCTGTAACAATAAcacaaaagtaataataataacgacgATGAGGATGATGGTTATGCTGGCGATTACGACAAGAATATATCATAATAATCATTTTAAGAAAGCGATATTAACTGGCAAATAGCATTGGGAAATAATGCCTCATTGCTGAACATTGGGGCCACAGCTGGAGAAAGTATACCATGCGAGGAAAACGTCACATCTTGACCTTCGTTTAAATTCTTCGACGTTTTGTTGATGTACATAAGAAGTGTTCGCTGTTTCTCAGTCTTTGCAGTACTTCATCAATCATAGTGTGTACTGATCAGTACCTTACGCTATTTTATCACATCGCTGCAATTCCAACAAAGCACATAGCAATATTCTCTATAAACTAATAAACGTTTCAACAAactgtgtggaagccatcttcagagtcaagtgatagtcttagtcacttaaaaattaaaaaagcctgGTGAGCGacctgattggtcaatagataacgtagccattggtaaatgcgtgatgtgattggctgtgaattAAAGACGTGTGCGGAGAAAAACAGTGGTACCAAACTGGATGCTAGCATCGACGAGATCGAGGAGTACGGTAAGATTTTCTGCATTGCTTGGTATCACGCGAAAACAACATCCTatgaaccactgtttacaggaaaccaacacacaatGACAGACTACTTGGCCAAACGTCTTACAATCCTATTTCACACAAAGggactacggtacgaacctcGACGAGAAGAGCAAAAATGTTTccgactcagacgacagtttggccgacgaaatcaagcacttgaacactgttttaattaagaacaattacagcacagatttcatcgaacgcaatactcaCACTGGACCGagcgacagctctaacaactcatacacca includes these proteins:
- the LOC136896630 gene encoding tyrosine kinase receptor Cad96Ca-like, with the protein product MEALNVDGDKWEISRKRITLEKVIGSGSFGTVWRAVLSRGDGQPGIQFVAAKCFSPTSGEEGRTSIMKEIGLGKELGDSSPENVVKFVGCVTTQIHPILLMEYLPCGDLLGFLRKSRGIVDKYYNGEGEVAKLKTYDLVSFSNQIATGMVFLASRGIIHRDLAARNVLLDRNCVCKVADFGLYYHDFKYGHGNAKKGCVPVKWTAPEILFGDAAALSSKSDVWSYGIVLYEIFTMGGIPYPGWSEARTIAELQNGYRMPRPPHIESSLYHLMSTCWQEEPILRPEFLHIRNKLREFIEDELYLGLLDHSKYDGSRYSNVEDLLENVDPPFKKKKWSSMKY